A genome region from Nocardia sp. NBC_00565 includes the following:
- a CDS encoding acetyl-CoA hydrolase/transferase C-terminal domain-containing protein, whose protein sequence is MRTVLCAEGPVEPQAAIERFLELHPPTPQDPVHLVFGMRRSPPTLPFATAADGFTVGSFLPGRGLRNIEQLTYHRMSYNQICRSLADGSFRPDVLIACATSPDEHGHRSLGGVNGYFDSVLRTDPAVFVEEVPWLPHITGATTLTRTDGVVPSRVTDKDTQPHFSASFDEVDEAVAREVVRLLPANPRLALGIGRVNDAVARQLAGRGDVDVLTGVVTDAVRWMYNSGALGSRTMRAMSVIGSPALLRWASSCGDVELLPSTQIHEPSWLSAHDRFVAILGAIDLDRCGNINSERAGGIAVSGKGGAPDFARGAHDSAGGLSIVALRSSDKHHRSKLIGHREDPSINGSLIDAVVTEKGSALIAGLDAEQRAHALADIF, encoded by the coding sequence GTGAGAACCGTGCTGTGCGCGGAAGGGCCGGTCGAGCCGCAAGCCGCAATCGAACGCTTCCTCGAACTCCATCCGCCGACTCCGCAGGACCCTGTTCATCTGGTATTCGGTATGCGGCGATCACCACCGACCCTTCCGTTCGCCACCGCGGCCGACGGCTTCACGGTGGGATCGTTCCTACCCGGTCGCGGTTTACGGAACATCGAGCAGCTGACCTACCACCGTATGTCGTACAACCAGATCTGCCGGTCGCTCGCCGATGGCTCGTTTCGCCCCGACGTGCTGATCGCCTGTGCGACAAGTCCCGACGAGCACGGACACCGATCGCTGGGCGGTGTGAACGGATACTTCGATTCCGTCTTGAGGACGGATCCGGCGGTCTTCGTCGAGGAGGTGCCGTGGCTGCCGCACATCACCGGTGCCACCACGCTCACGAGAACAGATGGCGTCGTTCCCAGTCGTGTTACCGACAAGGACACGCAACCCCACTTCTCCGCCTCGTTCGACGAAGTGGACGAGGCGGTGGCCCGTGAGGTGGTCCGACTCCTCCCCGCCAACCCGCGCCTTGCCCTCGGCATCGGGCGGGTGAACGACGCCGTCGCTCGCCAACTCGCCGGTCGCGGAGACGTCGACGTGCTCACCGGCGTCGTCACCGATGCCGTGCGCTGGATGTACAACAGTGGCGCCCTCGGCAGCCGAACGATGCGGGCCATGTCCGTCATCGGGTCTCCGGCGCTGTTGAGGTGGGCATCGTCGTGCGGTGACGTTGAATTGCTGCCGTCGACTCAGATTCACGAACCGAGCTGGTTGTCGGCCCACGACCGTTTCGTCGCAATTCTCGGTGCCATCGATCTGGACCGCTGCGGAAACATCAACTCCGAACGAGCCGGCGGTATAGCCGTGTCCGGAAAAGGAGGTGCGCCGGACTTCGCTCGCGGCGCGCACGACAGTGCGGGCGGCCTGAGCATCGTCGCTCTGCGCAGCAGCGACAAACACCACCGGTCGAAGCTGATCGGACACCGAGAAGACCCGAGCATCAACGGTTCGTTGATAGATGCGGTGGTCACAGAGAAGGGCTCTGCTCTAATCGCAGGTCTGGATGCCGAACAGCGCGCACATGCCCTCGCCGACATTTTCTGA
- a CDS encoding acyl-CoA dehydrogenase family protein: MSIDDHFPHLARDADLRRAVRNLCKKYDVAYWDQQDADQEFPEDFFRDFADSGFLGTLIPEEYGGGGGSTSDMVAILEEVGASGGGLNACSTIHTPLLCAPTILEFGTEKQRAEWLPKIAAGNLYTTFGVTEPDAGTDTTRIAMKAVDDGNSWRITGTKVWNTGALRGDKVLLLARTSEPGPTERRGLGITLFLADLHAESVEIRPIPKIGRNAVASCEVFFEGTKVAYEDVIGEVGQGFYHLMHSLNSERLFVAAETIGLGRWALAAATQYSLDRVVFGRQIGKNQGVQHPLAKSYLDLLAAAEVLYRAVDEYDIKGGAAIGALANAAKYLCSEAAVSSTDAAMQVFGGYSFAREYHIGRQWIESRLPRVAPVNNQMILNFIAERTLGLPKSY; this comes from the coding sequence ATGTCGATCGACGACCACTTTCCGCACTTGGCCCGGGATGCGGACTTGCGACGAGCCGTCCGCAACCTGTGCAAGAAGTACGACGTCGCGTACTGGGATCAGCAGGACGCCGATCAGGAATTCCCCGAGGACTTCTTCCGGGACTTCGCGGACTCGGGATTCCTCGGCACCCTCATTCCCGAAGAGTACGGGGGCGGCGGCGGATCGACGTCCGATATGGTGGCGATCCTCGAGGAAGTGGGTGCCAGCGGTGGTGGGCTGAACGCGTGCAGCACAATTCATACTCCACTTCTCTGTGCACCCACGATCCTCGAATTCGGCACCGAGAAGCAGCGAGCAGAATGGCTTCCGAAGATCGCCGCAGGAAATTTGTACACTACGTTCGGAGTGACCGAGCCGGACGCGGGAACCGACACCACCCGGATCGCGATGAAGGCAGTCGACGACGGAAACTCGTGGCGGATCACCGGAACCAAAGTCTGGAACACCGGTGCGCTGCGGGGCGACAAGGTATTGCTGCTGGCACGTACCTCCGAGCCGGGGCCAACTGAGCGTCGCGGGCTGGGGATCACGTTGTTCCTCGCCGATCTGCACGCCGAGTCGGTCGAGATACGGCCGATCCCGAAGATCGGCCGGAACGCGGTCGCGTCGTGCGAAGTGTTCTTCGAGGGTACGAAGGTCGCCTACGAAGACGTGATCGGTGAAGTGGGACAGGGCTTTTACCATCTCATGCACAGTCTGAACAGCGAGCGACTCTTCGTCGCGGCGGAGACCATCGGACTAGGCAGGTGGGCATTGGCAGCGGCGACGCAGTACAGCCTCGACCGCGTCGTGTTCGGCCGGCAGATCGGCAAGAACCAAGGCGTCCAGCACCCGCTGGCCAAGAGCTATCTCGATCTTCTTGCCGCCGCCGAAGTGCTCTATCGAGCCGTCGACGAGTACGACATCAAGGGTGGAGCCGCTATCGGCGCGTTGGCGAATGCCGCCAAGTATCTGTGCAGCGAAGCCGCAGTCTCGTCCACCGATGCGGCGATGCAGGTCTTCGGGGGCTATTCGTTTGCGCGGGAGTACCACATCGGACGTCAGTGGATCGAGTCGAGACTTCCGCGAGTAGCACCGGTGAACAACCAGATGATTCTGAATTTCATCGCAGAACGTACCCTCGGCCTACCGAAGAGCTACTGA
- a CDS encoding acyclic terpene utilization AtuA family protein codes for MTIETKYRTTGDTLRVGQFTGWHGDRTDGMAELLDSDVDVLIGDYLAELTMLVLHKNEQRGGHGYVSAFVDVLALHLDEIARRGIKVVTNAGGLDAPGLAAAIRELCASRGISLRVAAVVGDDVRTVLAEHTDLELVNIDTDETLDLSQHRVLTANAYLGAWPIVAALERGADIVVCPRTTDASLLVGAAAWKFGWSATDYDKLASAVVAGHIIECGAQATGGNFSYFAEHGDLGLPGMPLADISSDGSAIIGKSVGSGGLVTADTVLAQLFYEVNGHAYQNPDVVTDLTSVRVEGVGPDRVRISGTVGFAPTSTAKLSLTFEGGYRNTMTIGLTGTHLAAKTEWVRRQIEAEIGKPETFDECRWSTVGPADIHGNFEEATAWLILTVRDRDRKRVDRANFSSRVVSIATSSVPGFYMTTPPQSERLFGVQWPALIEKKLVHTSVLIDEEPGVPVAWPVIDGVADEPYPVAEGRRPHVVHSVSADSGTVTATLGSIIGTRSGDKAGSANLGAWARDDETFRWLDDFLTVDRLRSLMPELGDLRVERYVFSNLRGMNFMIYQYLGDGVSACTRIDPQGKGLGEYLASRMVEIPAALAGPREIIPE; via the coding sequence ATGACAATCGAAACGAAGTATCGCACGACTGGCGACACTCTCCGCGTCGGTCAGTTCACCGGCTGGCACGGTGACCGTACGGACGGTATGGCCGAGTTGCTCGACAGTGACGTGGACGTACTCATCGGCGATTACCTCGCCGAACTCACCATGTTGGTACTGCATAAGAACGAGCAACGTGGTGGCCACGGATACGTCTCGGCCTTTGTCGACGTCCTGGCGTTGCATCTCGACGAAATAGCCCGACGCGGTATCAAAGTCGTGACCAATGCCGGAGGTCTGGACGCCCCCGGTTTGGCCGCGGCGATCAGAGAACTCTGCGCCTCGCGTGGGATTTCTCTGCGCGTCGCTGCCGTCGTCGGCGACGATGTGCGAACCGTTCTGGCGGAACACACCGACCTCGAGTTGGTCAACATCGACACCGATGAGACGCTCGACCTGTCACAGCACCGGGTTCTGACGGCAAACGCGTACCTGGGTGCCTGGCCGATCGTGGCGGCCCTGGAGCGAGGTGCGGACATCGTGGTCTGTCCACGTACCACCGACGCGTCGCTCCTGGTGGGCGCCGCCGCGTGGAAATTCGGTTGGTCGGCAACCGATTACGACAAGCTTGCCAGCGCCGTGGTTGCGGGGCACATCATCGAGTGCGGTGCTCAGGCGACGGGCGGAAACTTCTCCTACTTCGCCGAGCACGGCGACCTCGGCCTACCGGGAATGCCGCTGGCCGACATTTCCAGCGACGGCTCTGCGATCATCGGCAAAAGTGTCGGCAGTGGAGGTCTGGTCACCGCCGATACCGTTCTGGCACAGCTGTTCTACGAGGTGAACGGTCATGCGTATCAGAACCCCGACGTCGTGACCGATCTGACAAGCGTGCGGGTCGAGGGAGTCGGCCCGGATCGGGTGCGTATTTCAGGCACGGTAGGTTTTGCGCCGACGTCGACCGCGAAGCTGTCGCTGACGTTCGAAGGCGGATACCGCAATACCATGACGATCGGTCTCACCGGTACTCATCTGGCTGCGAAGACCGAGTGGGTGCGCCGACAGATCGAGGCTGAGATCGGCAAGCCCGAGACATTCGACGAGTGCCGCTGGTCCACTGTCGGTCCGGCCGACATCCACGGGAATTTCGAAGAGGCGACGGCCTGGCTGATCCTGACGGTACGAGACAGGGATCGCAAGCGCGTCGATCGTGCCAACTTCTCGAGCCGAGTCGTTTCCATTGCGACATCGAGTGTTCCGGGTTTCTATATGACGACTCCGCCGCAGTCGGAGCGTCTCTTCGGAGTCCAATGGCCGGCGCTGATCGAGAAGAAGCTCGTGCACACATCGGTGCTGATCGACGAGGAGCCCGGGGTGCCGGTGGCGTGGCCGGTGATCGACGGCGTTGCCGACGAGCCTTATCCGGTTGCCGAAGGCCGTCGCCCACACGTAGTTCACTCGGTGTCGGCAGACAGTGGAACCGTCACGGCGACACTGGGTTCGATCATCGGTACCCGATCCGGCGATAAAGCGGGATCTGCGAACCTCGGGGCGTGGGCGCGTGACGACGAGACATTCCGATGGCTCGACGACTTCCTGACCGTGGACCGGCTGCGCTCGCTGATGCCGGAGCTGGGGGATCTTCGTGTCGAGCGGTATGTGTTCTCGAATCTGCGCGGGATGAATTTCATGATCTACCAGTACCTGGGCGACGGTGTGTCCGCGTGTACTCGCATCGACCCTCAAGGCAAGGGTCTTGGCGAGTACTTGGCGAGTCGTATGGTCGAGATCCCCGCTGCGCTGGCCGGGCCGCGGGAGATCATCCCAGAATAG
- a CDS encoding SDR family NAD(P)-dependent oxidoreductase codes for MIPIDNGTTENSTPAQTALVTGGASGIGRSTVRLFLTRGWSVVAADLNESSGRALLDEHPNEVAAGRLAFARADVSSEEDVERAAAQAASLTGHLACVVNNAGIGGAFGRITETSVEDWDYTFAVLSRGVFLGVKHAAKIMQAQGTGGAIVNVASLAALTGDAGPQAYSAAKASVVHMSRVFATELGPHRIRVNCVCPGAIATPLNPSASRGFDGSELARAQPLPFVGEPEHLASAIYFLGSSESSFVTGQYLAVDGGLEAAGPRLGQYLGTDPRYGSLVGVNRGNTGVKSTVHGKATQ; via the coding sequence GTGATCCCCATCGACAACGGAACAACCGAGAACTCGACCCCAGCGCAGACCGCACTCGTCACCGGCGGCGCCAGCGGGATCGGCCGATCGACGGTGCGACTGTTCCTGACCCGAGGATGGTCGGTGGTCGCTGCCGACCTCAACGAATCCTCCGGCCGAGCCCTCCTCGATGAACACCCGAACGAGGTGGCCGCAGGCCGCCTCGCATTCGCCCGAGCGGACGTATCGAGCGAAGAAGACGTCGAGCGGGCCGCGGCACAAGCGGCGTCGCTCACGGGCCATCTCGCGTGCGTAGTGAACAACGCGGGGATCGGAGGCGCGTTCGGACGGATCACGGAAACGTCCGTCGAGGATTGGGACTACACGTTCGCAGTGCTCAGCCGCGGGGTCTTTCTGGGTGTCAAACATGCCGCGAAGATCATGCAAGCGCAGGGAACCGGCGGGGCGATTGTGAACGTCGCCTCGCTTGCCGCGCTCACCGGAGACGCAGGCCCCCAGGCATATTCGGCCGCGAAGGCGAGTGTCGTACACATGAGCCGCGTATTCGCGACCGAACTCGGGCCCCACCGTATCCGGGTCAACTGCGTATGCCCCGGAGCAATCGCGACCCCACTCAATCCATCCGCTTCGCGAGGATTCGACGGCAGTGAGCTGGCACGCGCGCAGCCACTGCCCTTCGTCGGTGAGCCCGAGCATCTGGCCAGCGCTATCTACTTCTTGGGTTCGAGCGAATCCTCCTTCGTCACCGGTCAATACCTCGCGGTAGACGGTGGACTCGAGGCGGCGGGTCCGCGTCTCGGGCAGTACCTCGGGACGGATCCTCGCTACGGCTCCCTGGTGGGCGTCAATAGAGGCAACACCGGTGTCAAGTCCACCGTCCACGGGAAGGCGACCCAGTGA
- a CDS encoding enoyl-CoA hydratase/isomerase family protein produces MSEDVCLVRREGRVLVVTLNRPAQRNALNAELRQRLRDAFDEFEADDDLRCAVLTGTGKTFCAGGDLKEMASQSVQIPPEEWGLLLSSRGHVPKPVIAAVNGHALAGGFRLVQQSDLCLAADTAVFGISEVKRGRGAPWAAPLIDIVSKRVMMELLLTGEPMTAQRAYEVGFVNRVVPADRLLDEALSMAQTVAANAPLSIEAGKKLVEISTEMGSTLATEYANTLYEKVYRSDDAIEGPRAFAEKREPVWMGQ; encoded by the coding sequence GTGAGCGAGGACGTGTGCCTGGTGCGGCGCGAGGGCCGAGTTCTTGTGGTCACCCTGAACCGACCAGCACAGCGCAATGCTCTTAATGCCGAACTGCGGCAACGCCTTCGGGATGCATTCGACGAATTCGAGGCCGACGACGACCTGCGGTGCGCGGTCCTCACCGGAACCGGGAAGACGTTCTGCGCAGGCGGTGATCTAAAGGAGATGGCCTCGCAGTCCGTGCAGATCCCTCCCGAAGAGTGGGGCCTGCTGCTGAGTTCACGTGGGCACGTACCCAAGCCGGTGATCGCCGCGGTCAACGGACACGCCCTTGCGGGCGGCTTCAGGCTCGTTCAACAGAGCGACCTCTGTCTGGCAGCGGACACGGCAGTCTTCGGCATCAGCGAGGTCAAGCGCGGCCGGGGTGCACCGTGGGCGGCTCCACTCATCGACATCGTCTCCAAGCGCGTGATGATGGAACTGTTGCTGACCGGCGAGCCGATGACGGCACAGCGGGCGTACGAGGTGGGGTTCGTCAATCGGGTCGTCCCCGCCGACCGCCTGCTCGACGAAGCACTCTCGATGGCACAGACGGTGGCCGCCAACGCACCGCTGAGCATCGAAGCAGGCAAGAAGCTCGTCGAGATCTCGACCGAGATGGGCTCGACGCTAGCAACGGAATACGCGAACACACTGTACGAGAAGGTATATCGCAGCGACGACGCCATTGAGGGCCCGCGCGCATTCGCTGAGAAACGAGAACCCGTATGGATGGGGCAATGA
- a CDS encoding enoyl-CoA hydratase/isomerase family protein — MSPEYATRFKTAAVSIDDLGVLTIRLHSRGGPLGWNGLPHRELPELFANVAADRNVRAVILTGTGDRFIDLIPSFEEGVARGEATAAMMDEGLFEGNRLMSALLGIEVPIIAAVNGPVDVHAELALLSDIVLCTRDTYFQDAAHVPLGLVPGDGVQVVWPMLLGINRARYFLLTGQKIAAAEALQLGVVSEVVAAEALTDRAVAHARRLAVCNPVFVRNTRLVFIHQLRRAMAADLSAGLALEAVASLSGANWDGPSAPEPIDTIATT; from the coding sequence ATGTCCCCGGAATACGCCACACGGTTCAAGACTGCCGCTGTGTCCATCGACGACCTCGGAGTGCTCACCATCAGGTTGCATTCGCGGGGCGGCCCGCTCGGATGGAACGGACTCCCCCACCGGGAATTACCGGAACTGTTCGCGAATGTCGCCGCCGATCGCAATGTCCGGGCAGTCATCCTCACTGGAACAGGGGACAGATTCATCGACTTGATCCCATCCTTCGAGGAAGGAGTCGCCCGCGGTGAAGCAACCGCGGCGATGATGGACGAGGGTCTGTTCGAAGGCAACCGATTGATGTCCGCGCTGCTCGGTATCGAGGTCCCGATCATTGCGGCCGTCAACGGTCCGGTGGACGTTCACGCCGAACTCGCCCTCCTCAGTGACATCGTGCTGTGCACGCGGGACACGTACTTCCAGGATGCGGCACATGTGCCGCTGGGCCTCGTGCCCGGTGACGGCGTGCAGGTTGTGTGGCCGATGTTGCTGGGCATCAACCGCGCCCGCTACTTCCTCCTGACCGGTCAGAAGATCGCTGCCGCAGAGGCTCTTCAGCTCGGTGTGGTGTCGGAAGTCGTTGCTGCCGAGGCTCTCACCGATCGCGCCGTTGCCCACGCCCGCCGGTTGGCGGTCTGCAATCCGGTCTTCGTACGAAACACGCGCTTGGTCTTCATCCATCAACTCCGCAGGGCGATGGCGGCCGACTTGTCGGCCGGTCTCGCGCTGGAGGCCGTCGCGTCGCTCTCGGGCGCCAATTGGGACGGACCGTCCGCACCCGAGCCGATCGACACCATCGCCACGACATGA
- a CDS encoding GntR family transcriptional regulator, whose product MTANFADDFASDTPGGAVVRAATDIRELILQRVLLPGEQVRQEDLASRLGISRGPIREALQVLAVEGVVRYERNRGYFVTRFTAEEMRQLYLIRDLLESEVLRSLPPMSAKNLNSLRKINKKIQEDNNSSSIIRLNRTFHDTLTEHSPLSLLKSELAHIGRMTTAYQSLSINSLANRHLVVSDHEEMITALAANDNDLLVIISRRHREASLDRLTPILG is encoded by the coding sequence ATGACCGCCAATTTTGCCGACGATTTTGCCTCCGACACGCCTGGCGGTGCGGTCGTGCGCGCGGCAACCGACATCCGCGAACTCATCCTTCAGCGCGTGCTTCTGCCCGGTGAGCAGGTACGACAGGAAGACCTGGCGAGCCGACTCGGTATCAGCAGGGGTCCGATCCGCGAAGCACTGCAGGTGCTGGCGGTCGAGGGTGTTGTGCGGTACGAGCGCAACCGCGGCTACTTCGTCACTCGCTTCACTGCCGAGGAAATGCGGCAGCTGTATTTGATTCGCGACCTTCTCGAATCAGAGGTGCTTCGAAGTCTTCCTCCGATGTCGGCGAAGAATCTGAACAGTCTTCGCAAAATCAACAAAAAGATCCAAGAAGATAACAACTCCAGCAGCATTATCCGCCTGAACCGTACATTTCACGACACCCTCACCGAGCATTCCCCCCTCTCGTTACTCAAGAGCGAGCTGGCACATATCGGACGCATGACGACGGCTTATCAGTCACTATCGATCAATTCGCTCGCCAATCGACACCTCGTCGTATCGGATCACGAAGAGATGATCACAGCGCTCGCCGCGAACGACAACGATCTCCTGGTGATCATTTCGCGCCGCCATCGTGAGGCGTCACTCGACCGGCTCACTCCTATTCTGGGATGA
- a CDS encoding enoyl-CoA hydratase/isomerase family protein, translating into MSLQNYENLRTHSENGIATITLSRPGGRNAFNTNFYAELRSAIREADVDPGVAGVIVDSAAEHFAVGGDLKEMLGYLEGDPPSRDLWKFRDSLPFEAIRACRKPTIAVVDGICCGGGFATAISCDFIIASPGSRFGTPETKVGLIDGLVGPALFGQVPLPVLKYLLFSGELIDAEYARSVGLVFEVLEADSLHARAQELLASFAANGPEILAEYKRTFRSYELPVNYEDTMRNLYSDAATQDRVRGFFTRKK; encoded by the coding sequence ATGTCATTGCAGAACTACGAGAACCTACGAACCCACTCCGAGAACGGGATCGCGACGATCACGTTGAGTCGGCCCGGAGGCCGAAACGCGTTCAACACCAACTTCTACGCGGAACTCCGTTCCGCCATCAGGGAAGCCGACGTAGATCCGGGCGTTGCCGGCGTCATCGTGGATTCGGCAGCGGAGCACTTCGCCGTCGGCGGTGATCTGAAGGAGATGCTGGGATACCTCGAGGGTGACCCACCATCGCGGGACCTGTGGAAGTTTCGTGACAGTCTGCCGTTCGAGGCGATCCGGGCGTGCCGCAAGCCGACGATAGCGGTGGTCGACGGCATATGCTGCGGCGGCGGGTTCGCCACCGCAATTTCGTGCGACTTCATCATCGCCTCGCCGGGTTCGCGTTTCGGCACACCGGAGACCAAAGTCGGGCTTATCGACGGGCTGGTCGGTCCAGCTCTGTTCGGTCAGGTGCCGCTACCGGTGCTGAAGTATCTGCTGTTCTCGGGTGAGCTGATCGACGCCGAGTACGCCCGGAGCGTCGGGCTGGTGTTCGAGGTCCTCGAGGCCGACTCACTGCACGCGCGAGCTCAGGAGTTGCTGGCCTCGTTCGCCGCGAACGGGCCCGAGATCCTCGCCGAGTACAAGCGAACTTTCCGTAGCTACGAGCTCCCGGTGAACTACGAAGACACGATGCGCAATCTCTACTCCGACGCGGCAACCCAGGACCGGGTCCGCGGATTCTTCACCCGAAAGAAGTGA
- a CDS encoding AMP-binding protein: protein MDDRTILGALIASDTNAPGEIRLRLVGDRGYTAGEILARAAKLAGLLTNVGATKGDRIAIMMSNRIEFLDTFFAAAHIGALSVPLNTSLKGPILEHMLRDSAPAVLVIDASFAEVIGRALENTGTTARVLVIDRVPTPFAMETLDYASSLEHAAPIPSADVTRYDDACILYTSGTTGPSKGVLHTHNSIISFGEKSDWLFGYTATDVAHNCLPLFHANALCVTLLPALRAGGTVVFGQRFSASGFWQEIRDEGATVISILGAMVPILWGAKPRDDDAENNVRVALCVPTPSSEIYDSFEHRFGLRLVSQYGMTDTSSIIGTPPDKPGRPGYAGVAHPDFECVVVDEHDVPLPDGVAGELVVRPRKPEIIMSRYWNNAQATMETWRNLWFHTGDVLVREPDGWFKFIDRQKDAMRRFGENISSFEVESVVAMHPSVHEVAVYAVPSELSEDEVMAAIVLVPGVDDDLSDIGRYCDEHLPYFASPRYLVSVEQLPKTKNEKVLKNELRRIGITDRTVDRGARGRKAAAATQN, encoded by the coding sequence GTGGACGATCGCACAATTCTTGGCGCCCTCATCGCATCCGACACGAACGCGCCGGGTGAGATCCGTCTTCGTTTGGTGGGCGACCGCGGCTACACGGCCGGCGAGATACTGGCGAGAGCGGCAAAACTCGCGGGATTGCTCACCAACGTCGGTGCGACGAAGGGCGATCGCATCGCCATCATGATGTCGAACCGCATCGAATTCCTCGACACCTTCTTCGCGGCAGCACACATCGGAGCCCTGTCCGTTCCACTCAACACCAGCCTCAAAGGCCCGATCCTCGAACATATGCTCCGAGACTCCGCACCGGCTGTTCTCGTCATCGACGCATCGTTCGCCGAGGTGATCGGACGAGCTCTCGAGAACACCGGTACCACTGCGCGCGTGCTGGTAATCGACCGTGTTCCGACACCGTTCGCGATGGAGACGCTCGACTACGCGAGTTCGCTCGAACACGCTGCGCCGATACCGTCGGCCGACGTCACAAGATACGACGATGCCTGCATCCTGTACACGTCAGGCACCACCGGACCGTCGAAAGGCGTTCTGCACACTCATAATTCGATCATCTCGTTCGGCGAGAAATCCGACTGGCTGTTCGGATACACGGCGACCGATGTCGCGCACAACTGCCTACCTCTGTTCCACGCGAACGCCCTGTGCGTGACGTTGCTGCCAGCTCTGCGCGCCGGCGGAACCGTCGTTTTCGGTCAGCGTTTCTCCGCCTCCGGGTTCTGGCAGGAGATCCGCGACGAAGGCGCGACCGTCATCTCGATTCTGGGCGCCATGGTTCCGATTCTGTGGGGTGCGAAGCCGCGCGACGATGATGCCGAAAACAATGTGCGGGTCGCCCTGTGCGTTCCTACCCCGTCGTCCGAGATCTACGACTCGTTCGAGCACAGATTCGGCCTGCGTCTGGTGTCGCAATACGGAATGACCGACACGTCCTCGATCATCGGAACACCTCCCGACAAGCCCGGTCGTCCGGGATACGCAGGGGTGGCGCACCCGGACTTCGAATGCGTCGTGGTCGACGAGCACGACGTTCCGTTACCCGATGGAGTCGCCGGTGAACTGGTGGTACGGCCGCGTAAGCCGGAAATCATCATGAGCCGCTACTGGAACAACGCACAAGCGACCATGGAAACGTGGCGCAATCTGTGGTTCCACACCGGTGATGTACTCGTTCGCGAACCGGACGGGTGGTTCAAGTTCATCGACCGGCAGAAGGACGCCATGCGTCGATTCGGCGAGAACATCTCGTCATTCGAGGTCGAGAGTGTCGTCGCGATGCATCCGTCCGTGCACGAAGTCGCCGTCTATGCAGTACCTTCCGAGCTGTCGGAGGACGAGGTCATGGCGGCAATCGTGCTCGTTCCGGGCGTCGACGACGATCTCAGCGACATCGGGCGCTACTGCGACGAGCACCTTCCCTACTTCGCGTCGCCGAGATATCTGGTCTCGGTGGAACAGCTCCCGAAGACGAAGAACGAGAAGGTTCTCAAAAACGAGTTGCGCCGAATCGGCATCACCGATCGGACCGTGGACCGCGGAGCCCGCGGCAGGAAAGCCGCAGCGGCAACACAAAACTGA